Proteins co-encoded in one Pseudomonas beijingensis genomic window:
- a CDS encoding DUF1285 domain-containing protein, with amino-acid sequence MSGPQKANDLLGQIPKTKGLPPVHLWNPDFCGDIDMRIARDGTWYYLGTPIGRKPMVKLFSTIIRRDGDVYFLITPVEKVGIKVDDAPFVAVTLEVEGQGEGQLLRFTTNVEEITEAGAEHPLRVVIDPQTQEPAPYVHVRSNLEALVHRNVFYQLVELAVSREIDGQRWLGVWSGGEFFPIGLEP; translated from the coding sequence ATGAGCGGACCGCAAAAAGCCAATGACTTGCTGGGGCAGATCCCCAAGACCAAAGGCCTGCCGCCGGTCCACTTGTGGAACCCTGACTTCTGCGGTGACATCGACATGCGCATCGCCCGGGACGGTACTTGGTATTACCTGGGCACGCCCATCGGGCGAAAGCCGATGGTCAAGCTGTTCTCCACCATCATCCGCCGCGACGGCGATGTTTACTTCCTGATTACCCCTGTGGAAAAAGTCGGCATCAAGGTCGACGACGCGCCGTTTGTGGCCGTGACCCTTGAGGTCGAAGGGCAGGGGGAAGGGCAGTTGTTGCGTTTCACCACCAATGTCGAGGAAATCACTGAGGCCGGCGCCGAGCACCCGTTGCGGGTGGTGATCGATCCCCAGACCCAGGAACCGGCGCCCTACGTGCATGTGCGCAGCAATCTCGAAGCGCTGGTCCATCGCAATGTGTTCTACCAACTGGTGGAGCTGGCGGTCAGCCGCGAGATCGACGGGCAGCGTTGGTTGGGCGTGTGGAGCGGCGGCGAGTTTTTCCCCATCGGCCTGGAGCCCTGA
- a CDS encoding TatD family hydrolase — MLVDSHCHLDRLDLAAHGGSLDAALDAARERGVGHFLCIGVSADNAADVKALAERYADVDCSVGVHPLDVQPDAAPALDWLLRELDHPRVVAIGETGLDYHYEPEAADVQQASFRLHLEAARQTGKPVIIHTRGARADTLALLRDAALPQAGVLHCFTEDWNMAKAALDMGYYISLSGIVTFRNADALRDVASKVPADRLLVETDSPYLAPIPYRGKPNLPQYVREVAEFLAMLRGESYERFAEQTTENFKQLFPLAHVRPVNA; from the coding sequence ATGCTTGTAGATTCCCATTGTCACCTTGACCGTCTCGACCTCGCTGCCCATGGCGGTTCCCTGGATGCTGCGCTGGACGCGGCCCGTGAGAGGGGTGTAGGGCACTTCTTGTGCATCGGCGTCAGCGCCGACAACGCCGCCGACGTCAAGGCCTTGGCCGAACGTTATGCCGATGTCGATTGTTCGGTCGGCGTCCACCCGCTGGACGTCCAGCCCGACGCCGCGCCGGCGCTCGATTGGCTGTTGCGTGAGCTCGATCATCCACGGGTGGTCGCCATTGGCGAAACCGGCCTGGACTATCACTACGAGCCGGAAGCTGCCGACGTGCAGCAAGCCTCGTTCCGGCTGCACTTGGAGGCCGCCCGGCAGACCGGCAAGCCGGTGATCATCCACACCCGCGGCGCCCGTGCCGACACCTTGGCCTTGCTGCGTGATGCCGCGTTGCCCCAGGCCGGTGTGCTGCATTGCTTCACCGAAGACTGGAACATGGCCAAGGCCGCCCTGGACATGGGCTATTACATTTCCTTGTCCGGGATTGTCACGTTCCGCAATGCCGATGCCCTGCGGGACGTTGCCAGCAAAGTACCGGCTGATCGGTTGCTGGTGGAGACCGACTCGCCTTACCTGGCGCCGATCCCGTATCGCGGCAAGCCGAACCTTCCGCAATACGTACGGGAAGTGGCAGAATTTCTGGCGATGTTGCGCGGTGAGTCCTACGAGCGGTTTGCCGAGCAGACGACGGAAAACTTTAAGCAATTGTTTCCGCTGGCTCACGTCCGTCCGGTGAATGCCTGA
- a CDS encoding FadR/GntR family transcriptional regulator: MSSSFHASTVDWLGGWIAAGQVKPGQTIKVEADLGEQLGVSRTVIREAIKTLVAKGMLEVGPKVGTRVLPVRRWNLFDPQVVGWLSRSGLPENFVDDLLDLRRTIEPMAVRWACERATADQVQAIRLAYHALERAVDSGADYNRADQFFHECILAASHNQFIEQMVPALGALLAVSFEVSAADPDELRRTLPIHKDIADAIAARDAARGVWACMTLIDNADLAIKRFYPNVMAGRTDAAGQAGNGRFQ, encoded by the coding sequence ATGTCCAGCAGTTTTCATGCGTCGACCGTCGATTGGCTGGGGGGCTGGATAGCCGCTGGCCAGGTCAAGCCTGGGCAAACCATCAAGGTCGAGGCGGACTTGGGCGAGCAACTGGGCGTCAGTCGCACGGTGATTCGCGAGGCGATCAAGACCCTGGTCGCCAAAGGCATGCTGGAAGTCGGGCCGAAAGTCGGCACGCGGGTGTTGCCGGTGCGCCGTTGGAACCTGTTCGATCCCCAAGTGGTGGGCTGGCTGTCACGCAGCGGCCTGCCGGAAAACTTCGTCGATGACTTGCTGGACCTGCGCCGTACCATCGAGCCCATGGCGGTGCGCTGGGCCTGCGAGCGGGCCACCGCCGATCAGGTGCAGGCGATCCGACTGGCCTACCATGCGCTGGAGCGGGCGGTGGACAGCGGCGCCGATTACAACCGCGCCGACCAGTTTTTCCATGAGTGCATCCTGGCCGCCAGCCATAATCAATTCATCGAACAAATGGTCCCGGCCCTGGGGGCGCTGCTGGCGGTGTCGTTCGAGGTGTCGGCGGCCGACCCCGATGAACTGCGCCGCACCTTGCCCATCCACAAGGACATCGCCGACGCCATCGCCGCCCGTGACGCGGCGCGTGGCGTCTGGGCCTGCATGACCCTGATCGATAACGCTGACCTGGCGATCAAACGCTTTTACCCCAATGTCATGGCCGGTCGAACAGACGCCGCCGGGCAAGCCGGGAACGGGAGGTTTCAATGA
- a CDS encoding SDR family oxidoreductase, with amino-acid sequence MAEPLVLPPVPEPPKGERLKDKVVLLTGAAQGIGEAIVAAFASQQARLVISDIQAQKVEAVAAHWRERGDDVQALQADVSKQQDLQAMARRAVELHGRIDVLVNCAGINVFRDPLEMTEEDWRRCFAIDLDGAWYGCKAVLPQMIEQGVGSIINIASVHSSHIIPGCFPYPVAKHGLLGLTRALGIEYAPKGVRVNAIAPGYIETQLNVDYWNGFADPHAERQRALDLHPPRRVGQPIEVAMTAVFLASDEAPFINASCITIDGGRSVMYHD; translated from the coding sequence ATGGCTGAGCCCTTGGTCTTGCCACCCGTGCCGGAGCCACCCAAGGGCGAACGCCTGAAGGACAAGGTCGTGCTGTTGACCGGTGCCGCCCAAGGCATTGGCGAAGCCATCGTCGCGGCGTTCGCTTCGCAACAAGCCCGGCTGGTGATCAGTGATATCCAGGCGCAGAAAGTCGAGGCGGTAGCCGCCCATTGGCGTGAACGCGGCGATGATGTGCAAGCATTGCAGGCCGATGTGTCGAAGCAGCAGGACTTGCAGGCCATGGCCCGTCGCGCCGTCGAGCTGCACGGTCGCATCGATGTGTTGGTCAACTGCGCCGGCATCAATGTCTTCCGTGACCCGCTGGAAATGACCGAAGAGGACTGGCGTCGCTGTTTCGCCATCGACCTGGATGGCGCCTGGTACGGCTGCAAGGCGGTGCTGCCACAGATGATCGAGCAGGGCGTGGGCAGCATCATCAACATTGCCTCCGTGCATTCGTCCCACATCATTCCCGGCTGTTTCCCTTACCCGGTGGCCAAGCACGGCCTGCTCGGCCTGACCCGCGCCCTGGGCATCGAATACGCACCCAAAGGGGTACGCGTCAACGCCATCGCCCCGGGTTACATCGAAACCCAACTGAACGTCGACTACTGGAACGGCTTTGCCGATCCCCATGCCGAACGCCAGCGTGCGCTGGATCTGCACCCGCCACGGCGTGTCGGGCAACCGATCGAAGTGGCAATGACGGCCGTGTTCCTGGCCAGTGACGAAGCACCGTTTATCAATGCCTCATGCATCACCATTGATGGAGGACGTTCGGTCATGTACCACGACTGA
- a CDS encoding SMP-30/gluconolactonase/LRE family protein, translating into MKWTAVTEHRARLGEGPFWDAPTQALYWVDIAGKQALRLIGANVEIWQMPEHVSAFIPTQNGDALVTLSSGVYRLDLDSPGLEPRLTLLRMADPQPGNRANEARCDPLGQLWLGTMQNNIGAEGEDLPIEHRSGGLFRIGSDGRVQPLLRGLGIPNTLLWSPDGTTVYFGDSLDGTLYRHFIYPEGNLAPAEVWFGPHPRGGPDGSAMDARGYIWNARWDGSCLLRLTPNGQVDRVIELPVSRPTSCVFGGEDLKTLYITSAASPVGHPLDGAVLSMRVDVPGVACTRFAG; encoded by the coding sequence ATGAAGTGGACGGCTGTGACGGAACACCGGGCGAGGTTGGGCGAAGGACCCTTCTGGGATGCGCCGACCCAAGCGTTGTATTGGGTCGATATTGCCGGCAAGCAGGCCCTGCGGCTGATCGGCGCCAATGTGGAGATCTGGCAGATGCCCGAGCATGTCTCCGCCTTCATACCGACCCAGAATGGCGACGCCTTGGTGACCCTGAGTAGCGGTGTCTACCGCCTCGATCTTGATTCGCCGGGCCTGGAACCGCGCCTGACGCTGCTGCGCATGGCTGACCCCCAGCCCGGCAATCGCGCCAACGAGGCCCGTTGCGACCCCCTGGGTCAACTCTGGCTTGGCACCATGCAGAACAACATTGGTGCCGAAGGCGAGGACTTGCCGATCGAGCACCGCTCCGGCGGCCTGTTTCGCATCGGGAGTGATGGCCGGGTCCAGCCCCTGTTGCGCGGGCTGGGCATTCCGAACACCTTGCTCTGGAGCCCTGATGGCACCACGGTGTATTTCGGCGACAGCCTGGATGGCACGTTGTATCGGCACTTTATTTACCCGGAAGGCAACCTGGCGCCTGCCGAGGTCTGGTTCGGCCCGCATCCGCGTGGCGGTCCGGATGGCTCGGCGATGGATGCCCGAGGCTATATCTGGAACGCCCGCTGGGACGGCAGTTGCCTGCTGCGGCTGACCCCGAATGGCCAGGTCGATCGGGTGATCGAACTGCCCGTCAGCCGCCCGACCAGTTGTGTGTTCGGCGGTGAAGACCTCAAGACGTTGTACATCACCAGCGCGGCGAGCCCGGTGGGTCATCCGCTGGACGGTGCCGTGCTGTCGATGCGTGTTGACGTGCCGGGCGTGGCGTGTACGAGGTTTGCTGGATGA
- a CDS encoding GTP 3',8-cyclase MoaA — MIVDRQGRRFRNLRISLTSACNYACTYCVPDGKRLVAAQDELSADAMARGVAYLIEAAGIERLRITGGEPLVSPKLERFMTAVGQMGLEDISLTTNGQLLAKKLPLLVDAGIRRINVSLDTLDPAAFRSIARGGDLATVLDGMEQARAAGLKIKVNMVPLRGQNLDQVMPLLEYCLERGYELRFIELMRMGHLASDSNAFLQQFVSLQQLLSLIGDQYEYLQANAPVDATAVRYEIPGLGHFGVIANESVPFCRTCSRLRLSSTGWLHGCLSSSNRHFVGDLLDKPRHQALPALQRLLVKALGDKQEVAFSGGATIMKIIGG, encoded by the coding sequence ATGATCGTTGACCGTCAAGGCAGGCGTTTCCGTAATCTACGGATCAGCCTGACCTCAGCCTGCAATTATGCCTGTACCTACTGCGTGCCTGATGGCAAGCGGTTGGTGGCTGCGCAGGATGAACTGTCGGCCGACGCCATGGCGCGCGGCGTGGCCTATTTGATCGAGGCGGCCGGTATCGAGCGGCTGCGCATCACGGGCGGCGAGCCGCTGGTCAGCCCCAAGCTCGAGCGTTTCATGACGGCGGTGGGGCAGATGGGCCTGGAAGACATCAGCCTGACCACCAACGGCCAGTTGCTGGCGAAAAAACTGCCTTTGCTGGTAGACGCCGGTATCCGTCGCATCAATGTTTCCCTCGACACCCTGGACCCCGCTGCGTTTCGCAGTATCGCCCGTGGCGGTGACCTGGCGACCGTGCTCGACGGCATGGAACAGGCCCGGGCCGCCGGGCTGAAGATCAAGGTCAACATGGTGCCGTTGCGCGGGCAGAACCTGGACCAGGTGATGCCTTTGCTCGAATACTGCCTGGAACGTGGCTATGAGTTGCGTTTCATCGAGTTGATGCGCATGGGCCACCTGGCCAGCGACTCCAATGCCTTCCTGCAGCAGTTCGTCAGCCTCCAGCAATTGCTCAGCCTGATCGGCGATCAATACGAATACCTGCAAGCCAACGCGCCGGTGGATGCCACGGCGGTGCGCTATGAGATACCGGGGCTGGGGCACTTTGGCGTGATCGCCAACGAAAGCGTGCCTTTTTGCCGTACCTGTTCGCGACTGCGGTTGTCTTCCACGGGCTGGCTGCACGGCTGCCTGTCGTCGAGTAACCGTCACTTCGTCGGCGACCTCCTGGACAAGCCTCGCCACCAGGCCCTGCCGGCGCTTCAGCGCTTGCTGGTCAAGGCCTTGGGGGACAAGCAGGAAGTGGCGTTCTCCGGTGGCGCGACCATCATGAAGATCATCGGCGGCTGA
- a CDS encoding DUF4823 domain-containing protein yields MRSLVLLLAVLALGGCMNVSDMGEGVRYHMSDAGLLDHSDSRRVNNLRIQPDSFIYIAQGAFAPPGSAYPRPNVVAEEAFNGFIEYFPMVRRARVPEGLDQAMGEARAAGAHYLLYTRFAKADNRIGNTDEWQDEEAVDRLGVDTSVIQIMLIETSTQYLIDTARIKSRGGLLTLHDKQPQDLIAPPLREYARSLLGMSDE; encoded by the coding sequence ATGCGTAGCCTGGTTTTACTGCTGGCCGTTTTGGCGCTTGGCGGTTGCATGAATGTCAGCGACATGGGAGAGGGCGTTCGTTATCACATGAGCGACGCCGGCCTGCTGGACCATAGCGACAGCCGTCGGGTGAACAACCTGCGTATCCAGCCCGACTCGTTCATCTACATCGCCCAGGGCGCCTTCGCTCCGCCGGGCAGTGCCTATCCGCGTCCCAACGTCGTGGCCGAAGAAGCCTTCAATGGCTTCATCGAATATTTCCCCATGGTCCGTCGCGCCCGTGTTCCCGAAGGCCTCGACCAAGCCATGGGCGAAGCCCGTGCCGCCGGTGCCCATTACCTGCTGTACACCCGCTTCGCCAAGGCTGACAACCGCATCGGCAACACTGACGAATGGCAGGATGAAGAAGCCGTGGATCGCCTGGGTGTTGATACCAGCGTGATTCAAATCATGTTGATCGAGACCAGCACCCAGTATTTGATTGATACTGCACGAATCAAGAGTCGTGGCGGTTTACTGACGTTGCACGACAAACAGCCCCAAGACCTCATCGCCCCGCCGTTGCGTGAATATGCCCGTAGCCTGTTGGGGATGAGTGACGAGTAA
- a CDS encoding TetR/AcrR family transcriptional regulator, with protein MHKEPRKVREFRRREQEILDTALKLFLDQGEDSVTVEMIADAVGIGKGTIYKHFKSKAEIYLRLMLDYERDLNELLHSADVDKDKEALSRAYFEFRMRDPQRYRLFDRLEEKVVKGNQVPEMVEELHKIRASNFERLTLLIKGRISEGKLEDVPPYFHYCAAWALVHGAVALYHSPFWSNVLEDQEGFFQFLMDIGVRMGNKRKRDTDHPSS; from the coding sequence ATGCACAAAGAACCCCGTAAGGTCCGTGAGTTTCGCCGCCGCGAGCAAGAAATTCTCGACACCGCGCTCAAGTTGTTCCTCGACCAGGGTGAAGACAGTGTCACCGTCGAGATGATTGCGGATGCCGTGGGTATCGGCAAAGGCACGATTTATAAACATTTCAAATCCAAGGCGGAGATCTACCTGCGCCTGATGCTCGACTACGAGCGCGATTTGAACGAGCTGCTGCATTCGGCCGATGTGGACAAGGACAAGGAGGCCCTGTCCCGGGCGTACTTCGAGTTCCGCATGCGCGACCCGCAGCGCTACCGCTTGTTCGACCGTTTGGAAGAGAAGGTGGTCAAGGGCAACCAGGTGCCGGAGATGGTCGAGGAGCTGCACAAGATCCGCGCCTCCAACTTCGAACGCCTGACCCTGCTGATCAAGGGCAGGATCAGTGAAGGCAAGCTCGAGGACGTTCCGCCTTATTTCCACTACTGCGCTGCCTGGGCGTTGGTGCACGGCGCGGTGGCGCTGTATCACTCGCCGTTCTGGAGCAACGTGCTGGAAGACCAGGAAGGTTTCTTCCAGTTCCTGATGGACATTGGCGTGCGTATGGGTAACAAGCGCAAGCGCGATACCGACCACCCGAGCAGTTGA